The stretch of DNA CGCTCGTGGAGGCCGAGCCGCAGGGGCGCCAGCTGGTGGTGGCGACTTCGGACCGGGCGGTGGTGACGTCGGTGCGGCGCGCCGGGGCGTACGCGGTGTCGTCCCCGTTGCTGCTGGAGCGGATCAACCGGGTCTGAGCGGGCTGCTCGTGGCGGAGGTCATAGCGGTCCCGTTGCTTCCGGTCGCGGTGGTCCGGCGCTGCGGTGGTCGGCTGACGCGCAGGTGAGCCGATGCCTCACTGGTCACTGTCTGCGCATACAAGTAATCCTATCGTGGGATTGTGTAGTGCACAGAAGAATTAACCCCCCTCGTATAGACGTCACGCATGACCTTTCGTAGCCTTAGCGCGTCCGCGCGGCGATCAGCGGCCCACTCCGGGTCCTCCGCGCGGCGCCGCCGAATCGGCTTCGGGGAGTCGAACCGGGAACCTGCCCCCGTGGGGTGCGTGGGCGCCGTCCTGGTGCCCGGAGTCCGGGACTGCCCCGGACCGCCGCTGCATCCTCGGTGGGTGGTCTCGGTGGGCGGTCGAGAGACGAAGGAGCAGTGCGCGACGTGGCGTCGCACCGATTGAAGCGCACGATGCGCGGAGCCTTGGCGGCCTCGGCGGTCGCCGCCGCCGTCAGCATGACCTCCGCGCCGGCTGTCGCAGACCCCAAGCCCCCCGAGAGCGCCTCGGAGGCGGCCAAGCAGGTGCGGGAGCTCTCGCACCAGGCCGAAGCCCTCACCGAGGACTACAAGAAGGCCGAGGACGACCACAACGCGAAGAAGGCCGAGCTGGACCGGTCCACCGCCGAGGCGGGCCAGGCCGAGCAGGTCGCGAACCAGGCGCGCGCCGAGGAGGAGCGCTTCCGCGGCCAGGTCGACAAGATGACCGCCGCCTCCTACCAGGGCGCCCGGTTGAACAAGCTCTCCGCGTTATTGGTCAGCAAATCCCCGAACGACTTCCTGGACCGCGCGTCCGCGCTGGACGTGCTGGCCAAGGACAACAACGACGCGATCAAGCAGCTCTCCGCCGCGGTGCACCAGGCGGAGAGCGCGCAGCAGCGGGCCCAGGACGCCCGCGGCCGGGCCGCCCAGGCCGAGGCCGACGCCGCCCGCATCCAGGGCGAGATCGGCAAGAAGAAGGCCGACATGGACGCGCAGATCGCCAAGGTCAAGCAGCAGTACTCGCAGCTGAGCTCCGCCGATCAGGACTCGCTGACCGGCGGCGGGCAAACCGACTACGTCGGCCCCGGCGGTTCCGGCAAGGCCGCGGAGGCGGTCACCGCGGCGCTGAGCAAGCAGGGCTCGTCCTACGTCTACGGCGCCAAGGGGCCGAGCACGTTCGACTGCTCCGGGCTGATGCAGTGGGCCTACAAGCAGGCCGGGATCAGCATCGGCGGCTCCACCAAGTCGCAGGTCTCCGAGGGCAAGAGCGTCTCGGCGAGCCAGCTCAAACCCGGTGACCTGATCTTCTACTACAGCCCGGTCAGCCACGTGTCGATGTACGTCGGCAACGGCAAGGCGGTGCACGCGCCGACCGAGGGCGACGTGGTGAAGGTCGACGACTACCAGGACATCGCGGACGTGAGCTCGATGCGCCGCATCGCGGGCTGAGACCCGGCGAGGCGTCCGGCGGGCCGTTACCCACAGGGGTAGCGGCCCGTTCCGCGTTCGGGATCCGCCTCGCCGCGCGGTGCTGCCCGGCCTACGATCCGCCTCGTGCCTGGGTTTTCGCGGGGATGGCCGGCGGCGTTGGCGGCTGCGGCCGCGCTCGCGGTGGGCGCATTGCTCCCGTTGCCCGCGCAGGCCCCGCCCGCTCCGAGCATCGCGGCCCGTGCCGAGACGACCCACTGGCGGCAGGCGCAGGAGACCGTGTTGCGGCAGCGCTCGCAGGCGGTGTTGCGGCGCGACGAGGCGGCGTTCATGGCCTCGGTGGATCCGGCGGCGTCCGGCGAGTTCCGGCGGCGGCAGCGGGAACTGTTCGGCGATCTCGCCGAGCTGCCGCTGGCATCGTGGGACTACCAGGTCGAGCAGCTTCCCGGCGGGGACCCGGCTCGCCCGCGGGTGGAACTCAGCTACGCCCTGGCCGGGGTGGACGCGGTACCCACCCGGCGGCCGATGAACTTCACCTTCACCGCGCGGGGCGGACGTTGGTTCATCAGCGCTGATGCGCGGCCGCCGCACGAACCGTGGGACTTCGGCCGATCCCGGGTGCTGCGCACCGAGCACGGCGTGATCGTCGGCCACGACGGCACCGACGGCCTCGCCGAGCGGCTGACCGGAGAGCTCGACGGCGCCGTCGCTTCCGTCACCGACGTCTGGGGCCCGGACTGGAGCCGCCAGGTGGGCGTGCTGCTGCCGCGGTCCCGCGAGGAATTGCGCGCCCTGGTGGGCGCCGAGTTCGCCGTGGACGGCATCGCGGCGGTCGCCGTGGCCGACAAGGTCGACGTGTCGTCCGGACGCGTCGAAGGCCCCCGAGTCGTGCTGAACACCGAAACCGCGAGCCGGTTGTCCGACACGTCCCTGCGCGTCGTGCTCCGGCACGAGATCGCGCACGTCGCGGCGCGGGCCGACACCGCAGAGGGCGCGCCGATGTGGCTGCTGGAAGGGTTCGCGGACTACATCGGGTACCGGGACAGCGGGCTGCCGCCGGAACGGATCGCCCCGGACCTGCGCGCCCAGGCGCGGACCGGTGCGCTGCCCGCCGCCCCGCCCGGCGAAGCGGACTTCCACCAGGCGGGGCGGCGGCTGGACCTGGCCTACCAGCAGTCGTGGTCGCTGATCGAGCACCTGGTGCGGCGGGTGGGCGAGCCGAAGGTCGTCGAGCTGTACCGGCGCATCGCGCGGGCAGGCACACCGGACGCGGTCGACCCTGCCCTGCGCGAACTCGCCGGGATCAGCACCGACGAGCTGTTGCGCGGGTGGCACGAGGAACTCACCAACCGCTTCCGCTGACGGCAGCGGCCGCGCTGTTGCAGGACTGGGTTCCCGGCCGGTTGCGCAGCGACCGGCGCTTACGAGTAGATCGCTTCGATGTCCTCCGCGTGGTTCTCGGCGACCTTGTTGCGCTTGAGCTTCAGGCTCGGCGTCATCTCACCGGTGGCCTCGGTGAAGTCCTTCGCCAGGATGCGGAAGGACTTGATCTGCTCGGCGCGGGAGACCGCCTGGTTCGCGTGATCGATCGCGGACTGGACCTCGGCGCGCACTTCCGAGTCCTCGGCCAGCTCGCTCAGCGGGGTGTCCTGCGAGCGGCCGTGGTTGGTCAGCCACGACGGCAGGAACTCCGGGTCCAGGGTGACCAGCGCGCCGATGAACGGCTTCTTGTCCCCGACCACCATGCACTGGCTGATCAGCGGGTGCGCGCGCAGGTTGTCCTCGAGCACGGCCGGGGCGACGTTCTTGCCGCCCGCGGTCACGATGATCTCCTTCTTGCGCCCGGTGATCCGCAGGAAACCGTCCTCGTCCAGGGAGCCGAGGTCGCCGGTGTGGAACCAGCCGTCCTCCAGCGACTCCTTGGTGGCGGTCTCGTTGTTCCAGTACTTCCGGAACACCACGTCACCCTTGATCATCACTTCGCCGTCCTCGGCGATCCGGATGCTGGTGCCCGCGAGCGGCTTGCCGACGGTGCCGATCTTGGCCGCCTCCTGCACGTTGACCGCGGCCGCTGCGGTGGTCTCGGTGAGCCCGTAGCCCTCCAGCACCGGCACGCCGACGCCGCGGTAGAAGTGCGCGAGCCGGTCGCCCAGCGGAGCACCGCCGGAGACCGCGCCGCTGCAGCGACCGCCCAGTGCCGCGCGCAGCTTGCCGTAGACCAGCTTGTCGAACAGCAGGTGCTTGGCCCGCAGCCCCAGGCCCGGCCCGCCCTGGTCCAGCGCCTTGCTGTAGGCGACGGCGGTGTCCTCGGCGGCGTCGAAGATGCGGCCCTTGCCCTCGCCGTGCGCCTTCTGCTTCGCGGTGTTGTAGACCTTCTCGAACACCCGCGGGACCGCCAGCACCAGCGTGGGGCGGAACGAGCCGAGGTCGGTGACCAGTTCCTTGACGTCGCCGGTGTGGCCCAGCGTGGTGCGCGAGTAGACGCAGGCGGTGGCGATGGCGCGGGCCAGCACGTGCGCCATCGGCAGGAACATCAGCATCGAGTTGCCCTGCCGCATCAGGTGCGGGAACGCCTCGACGTCCGCGCGCACCTCGGCCAGCAGGTTGCGGTGGGTCAGTTCGCAGCCCTTGGGGCGGCCGGTGGTTCCGGAGGTGTAGATCAGCGTCGCGATCTCGTCCGCGCGCACCTCGCGGCGGCGCTCGTGCGCGGTCTGGTCGGAGACCTCGGCGCCGAGCGCGGTCAGTTCCGCCACGGCCCCGGAGGC from Saccharopolyspora sp. SCSIO 74807 encodes:
- a CDS encoding C40 family peptidase; this translates as MASHRLKRTMRGALAASAVAAAVSMTSAPAVADPKPPESASEAAKQVRELSHQAEALTEDYKKAEDDHNAKKAELDRSTAEAGQAEQVANQARAEEERFRGQVDKMTAASYQGARLNKLSALLVSKSPNDFLDRASALDVLAKDNNDAIKQLSAAVHQAESAQQRAQDARGRAAQAEADAARIQGEIGKKKADMDAQIAKVKQQYSQLSSADQDSLTGGGQTDYVGPGGSGKAAEAVTAALSKQGSSYVYGAKGPSTFDCSGLMQWAYKQAGISIGGSTKSQVSEGKSVSASQLKPGDLIFYYSPVSHVSMYVGNGKAVHAPTEGDVVKVDDYQDIADVSSMRRIAG
- a CDS encoding long-chain fatty acid--CoA ligase gives rise to the protein MREFSVPATNTVADDENLTDMVWANAERFGGTVSFRRRVEGTWIDVTAAEFATQVLAVAKGLIAAGMRHGDRIGLMSRTRYEWSLLDFSIWAAGCVTVPIYETSAADQAEWILTDSGARAVIVETEAHRAEIDSVQDRLSDVAQVWQIDPAGDASGAVAELTALGAEVSDQTAHERRREVRADEIATLIYTSGTTGRPKGCELTHRNLLAEVRADVEAFPHLMRQGNSMLMFLPMAHVLARAIATACVYSRTTLGHTGDVKELVTDLGSFRPTLVLAVPRVFEKVYNTAKQKAHGEGKGRIFDAAEDTAVAYSKALDQGGPGLGLRAKHLLFDKLVYGKLRAALGGRCSGAVSGGAPLGDRLAHFYRGVGVPVLEGYGLTETTAAAAVNVQEAAKIGTVGKPLAGTSIRIAEDGEVMIKGDVVFRKYWNNETATKESLEDGWFHTGDLGSLDEDGFLRITGRKKEIIVTAGGKNVAPAVLEDNLRAHPLISQCMVVGDKKPFIGALVTLDPEFLPSWLTNHGRSQDTPLSELAEDSEVRAEVQSAIDHANQAVSRAEQIKSFRILAKDFTEATGEMTPSLKLKRNKVAENHAEDIEAIYS